The genomic stretch CAGGATAGAGATCGATAATTCTGTCAATAATTCGGTCGGATAGATTTTCATCTAAGAGTAGCTTCACAGGGATGTCACAAACAATTTCTTCTCACAATCCGCTGCAAATGCTAGGCAAGCTTTAATATCATTTGCGGTGAGTTCAGAGAAATCTTCCAGGATTTCCGTTTCGGTCATGCCAACGGCCAAGTACTCTA from Pseudocalidococcus azoricus BACA0444 encodes the following:
- a CDS encoding DUF433 domain-containing protein; this translates as MDYQHIITVEPGKCSGKPCIRGMRITVYDILEYLAVGMTETEILEDFSELTANDIKACLAFAADCEKKLFVTSL